One window of Saccharopolyspora phatthalungensis genomic DNA carries:
- a CDS encoding DUF305 domain-containing protein: MRRSTIIGAVLAGGLALAGCTPSEEPSDQPPAPGTPPPATAQQHAEQGHGSNGEHTTTDREFAQQLLANRQQVLELAALASRNAQSADVKALATELEQSAQPQVSRLNAFLNSAAGQQSGSAPEDDAPGADDAGLQTPQQVQRLSQLSGAQFEQQWKLAVQSLQQGGVQLARTEQEEGSSREMRKLAEEFVAEAQQTLAKLNAPS; encoded by the coding sequence GTGCGGAGGAGCACGATCATCGGCGCCGTGCTGGCCGGCGGTCTCGCACTCGCGGGCTGCACGCCGAGCGAGGAACCCAGCGACCAGCCCCCGGCCCCCGGCACGCCGCCGCCCGCGACCGCGCAGCAGCACGCCGAGCAGGGGCACGGTTCGAACGGCGAGCACACCACGACGGATCGCGAGTTCGCCCAGCAACTGCTGGCCAACCGGCAGCAGGTGCTGGAACTGGCCGCACTGGCCAGCCGGAACGCGCAGAGTGCCGACGTCAAGGCCCTCGCCACGGAACTTGAGCAGTCGGCCCAACCGCAGGTATCGCGGCTGAACGCGTTCCTGAACTCGGCCGCCGGGCAGCAGTCCGGCAGCGCCCCGGAGGACGACGCCCCGGGCGCCGACGACGCGGGCTTGCAAACCCCGCAGCAGGTGCAGCGCCTTTCGCAGCTTTCCGGCGCGCAGTTCGAACAGCAGTGGAAGCTGGCGGTGCAGTCGCTACAGCAGGGCGGTGTACAGCTGGCCCGCACCGAGCAGGAGGAAGGCTCGTCGCGGGAGATGCGCAAGCTGGCCGAGGAGTTCGTCGCCGAGGCGCAGCAGACCCTCGCCAAGCTCAACGCACCGAGCTGA
- a CDS encoding succinate dehydrogenase/fumarate reductase iron-sulfur subunit encodes MGYQAHFRVWRGSADGGLRDYTVEVNEGEVVLDIIHRLQATQCPDMAVRWNCKAGKCGSCSAEINGRPRLMCMTRMSTFEQAETITVAPMRTFPLIKDLVCDVSYNYVKAREVPAFAPPEGLKPGEYRMQQVDVQRSQEFRKCIECFLCQNTCHVIRDHDDNKEAFSGPRFLMRVAELEMHPLDEAENRPEQARGDHGLGLCNITKCCTDVCPENIQITDNALIPLKERVADRRYDPILRFFGGKKD; translated from the coding sequence ATGGGATACCAGGCGCACTTCCGGGTGTGGCGCGGATCGGCCGACGGCGGGCTCCGTGACTACACCGTCGAGGTCAACGAGGGCGAGGTGGTCCTCGACATCATCCACCGGTTGCAGGCCACCCAGTGCCCGGACATGGCGGTGCGGTGGAACTGCAAGGCGGGCAAGTGCGGCTCGTGCTCCGCGGAGATCAACGGCCGGCCGAGGCTGATGTGCATGACCCGGATGTCCACGTTCGAGCAGGCCGAGACGATCACGGTCGCGCCAATGCGCACCTTCCCGCTGATCAAGGACCTGGTCTGCGATGTGTCCTACAACTACGTCAAGGCCCGCGAGGTCCCCGCGTTTGCGCCGCCGGAGGGGCTGAAGCCGGGCGAGTACCGGATGCAGCAGGTGGACGTGCAGCGGTCGCAGGAGTTCCGCAAGTGCATCGAGTGCTTCCTGTGCCAGAACACCTGCCACGTCATCCGGGACCACGACGACAACAAGGAGGCATTCTCCGGGCCGCGCTTCCTGATGCGGGTTGCGGAGCTGGAGATGCATCCATTGGACGAGGCGGAGAACCGCCCGGAGCAGGCCCGCGGCGACCACGGCTTGGGTCTGTGCAACATCACCAAGTGCTGCACGGACGTCTGCCCGGAGAACATCCAGATCACCGACAACGCCCTGATCCCGCTGAAGGAACGAGTGGCGGACCGACGCTACGACCCGATCCTGCGTTTCTTCGGCGGCAAGAAGGACTGA
- a CDS encoding fumarate reductase/succinate dehydrogenase flavoprotein subunit, protein MVEIERHEYDVVVIGAGGAGLRAAIETRSQGLRTAVVCKSLFGKAHTVMAEGGIAASMGNVNSRDDWQVHFRDTMRGGKFLNNWRMAELHAKEAPQRVWELETYGALFDRTPDGRISQRNFGGHEYPRLAHVGDRTGLELIRTLQQKVVSLQQEDHAEYGDYEARIKVFQECTVTELLKDSAGGGVGRISGAFGYWRESGRFVLFQAPVVILATGGIGKSFKVTSNSWEYTGDGHALALRAGASLINMEFVQFHPTGMVWPPSVKGILVTESVRGDGGVLRNSEGRRFMFDYIPEVFKDNYADNEDEADRWYDDPDNNRRPPELLPRDEVARAINNEVKEGRGSQHGGVFLDVATRLPAEKITQRLPSMYHQFKELADVDITAESMEVGPTCHYVMGGVEVEPDTAASRVPGLFAAGEVAGGMHGSNRLGGNSLSDLLVFGRRAGAGAAGYVAGLAARPEIDQSDVDAAARRAQHPFEDSASTVAENPYGLHSELQQVMNDLVGIIRKGEEMRDALEKLRDLRVRAEHLAVEGNRQFNPGWHLALDLRNMLLVSECVARAALLRTESRGGHTRDDHPAMDSQWRRKLLVCAAVAERIDVVEQPQEPMREDLLTLFKLEELRKYYTEDELAEVQVKGH, encoded by the coding sequence ATGGTGGAGATCGAACGGCACGAGTACGACGTAGTCGTGATCGGCGCCGGTGGCGCAGGTCTGCGCGCGGCGATCGAAACGCGCTCGCAGGGCCTGCGCACCGCGGTGGTGTGCAAGTCGTTGTTCGGCAAGGCGCATACGGTGATGGCCGAGGGCGGCATCGCCGCCTCGATGGGCAACGTCAACTCCCGCGATGACTGGCAGGTGCACTTCCGCGACACGATGCGCGGCGGGAAGTTCCTGAACAACTGGCGGATGGCCGAGCTGCACGCAAAGGAAGCGCCGCAACGAGTCTGGGAGCTGGAGACCTACGGCGCGCTGTTCGACCGCACCCCGGACGGCCGGATCAGTCAGCGCAACTTCGGCGGCCACGAGTACCCCCGGCTGGCGCACGTCGGCGACCGCACCGGGCTGGAGCTGATCCGCACGTTGCAGCAGAAGGTCGTGTCGCTGCAGCAGGAGGATCACGCGGAGTACGGCGACTACGAGGCCCGGATCAAGGTCTTCCAGGAGTGCACGGTCACCGAACTGCTGAAGGACTCCGCCGGCGGGGGTGTCGGCCGGATTTCCGGGGCGTTCGGGTACTGGCGGGAATCCGGGCGGTTCGTGCTGTTCCAGGCCCCGGTGGTCATCCTCGCCACCGGCGGGATCGGCAAGTCGTTCAAGGTGACCTCGAACTCCTGGGAGTACACCGGCGACGGGCACGCGCTGGCGCTGCGCGCCGGGGCGTCGCTGATCAACATGGAGTTCGTGCAGTTCCACCCGACCGGCATGGTGTGGCCGCCGAGCGTGAAGGGCATCCTGGTCACCGAGTCGGTGCGCGGCGACGGCGGGGTGCTGCGCAACTCCGAAGGCCGCCGGTTCATGTTCGACTACATCCCCGAGGTCTTCAAGGACAACTACGCGGACAACGAGGACGAGGCGGACCGCTGGTACGACGACCCGGACAACAACCGCCGCCCGCCGGAGCTGTTGCCCCGCGACGAGGTGGCGCGCGCGATCAACAACGAGGTGAAGGAGGGCCGGGGTTCACAGCACGGCGGGGTGTTCCTCGACGTGGCGACCCGGTTGCCCGCGGAGAAGATCACCCAGCGGCTGCCGTCGATGTACCACCAGTTCAAGGAACTGGCCGATGTGGACATCACCGCGGAGTCCATGGAGGTCGGGCCGACCTGCCACTACGTGATGGGCGGCGTGGAGGTGGAGCCGGACACCGCGGCGTCGCGGGTACCGGGCCTGTTCGCGGCGGGCGAGGTCGCCGGTGGGATGCACGGGTCCAACCGGCTGGGCGGGAACTCGCTGTCCGACCTGCTGGTCTTCGGACGCCGCGCGGGAGCGGGCGCCGCCGGGTACGTCGCGGGCCTCGCTGCTCGTCCGGAGATCGACCAGTCCGATGTGGACGCTGCCGCTCGGCGCGCGCAGCATCCGTTCGAGGACTCCGCCTCGACGGTGGCGGAGAACCCCTATGGGCTGCACTCCGAGCTGCAGCAGGTGATGAACGACCTGGTCGGGATCATCCGCAAGGGCGAGGAGATGCGGGATGCGCTGGAGAAGCTGCGCGACCTCAGGGTGCGCGCCGAACACCTCGCGGTGGAAGGCAATCGGCAGTTCAACCCGGGCTGGCACCTGGCATTGGACCTGCGGAACATGCTGCTGGTCAGCGAGTGCGTGGCGCGTGCGGCGCTGCTGCGCACCGAAAGCCGCGGCGGCCACACCCGCGACGACCATCCGGCGATGGACTCGCAGTGGCGGCGCAAGCTGTTGGTGTGCGCGGCGGTCGCCGAGCGGATCGACGTCGTCGAGCAGCCGCAGGAGCCGATGCGCGAGGACCTGCTGACGCTGTTCAAGCTGGAAGAGCTGCGCAAGTACTACACCGAGGATGAGCTGGCGGAAGTCCAGGTGAAGGGGCACTGA
- a CDS encoding FadR/GntR family transcriptional regulator: protein MGRSSDAIEKIRRLIATGELRPGSRLPREPDLAAQLGLSRSSMREAVTALVYAQVLDVRRGDGTYVTSLEPHRLLAGIAHAVELMQDGTLPEIFELRRLLEPQATALAAERITPERLAELREHLDAMRRSETIDEFVVHDAEFHATIMAATRNRTLISVVNGLAARALRVRTWNSLNIADARQRIISRRQAIYQALEKGDAALALSWATVHVTDSERDLLRTVPSAAPTEVG, encoded by the coding sequence ATGGGGCGGAGTAGCGACGCGATCGAGAAGATTCGCCGGCTCATCGCCACCGGTGAGCTGCGCCCTGGCTCCCGCCTGCCGCGCGAGCCCGACCTCGCCGCGCAACTCGGCCTGTCCCGAAGCTCGATGCGGGAGGCCGTGACGGCGTTGGTGTACGCGCAGGTGCTCGACGTTCGGCGCGGCGACGGCACTTACGTCACGAGCCTGGAGCCGCACCGGCTCTTGGCGGGCATCGCGCACGCGGTCGAGCTCATGCAGGACGGCACGCTGCCGGAGATCTTCGAGCTTCGCCGGTTACTGGAGCCGCAGGCGACGGCGCTGGCTGCGGAGCGGATCACGCCAGAACGGCTCGCCGAGCTGCGCGAGCACCTGGATGCGATGCGCCGGTCGGAGACGATCGACGAATTCGTGGTGCACGACGCGGAATTCCACGCAACCATCATGGCGGCCACGCGCAACCGCACCCTGATATCGGTCGTCAACGGCCTGGCGGCGCGAGCGTTACGCGTCCGAACCTGGAACTCCCTGAACATCGCCGATGCGCGCCAGCGCATCATTTCCCGGCGCCAGGCGATCTACCAAGCCCTCGAAAAGGGCGACGCGGCCCTGGCGCTGTCTTGGGCGACGGTCCACGTCACCGACTCCGAACGCGACCTGCTCCGCACCGTCCCCTCGGCCGCCCCCACCGAGGTCGGCTGA
- a CDS encoding xanthine dehydrogenase family protein molybdopterin-binding subunit, translating into MSILGTRVERREDPRLLTVGGTYVADLRDPALEGALHATYVRSPLAHAKITEIDTEQARGLPGVVGVFTAGEVNLPPFPPNGGISGPPPKAMARPHLARGTVRYVGEPVAVVLTETRAQGEDAAELISIDYDPLDPVVDVDDALRGQTLLFPAAGTNVTGTSGELDDSLFEGCEVVVTKQIENQRVAAAPLEVRTAACAWAGDKVTLWLSNQNAQSCRDALVANLGLPQEQVRVITPDVGGGFGAKIGVEPEAGLLAFLAKQAGRPVSWVESRSENLVAMTQGRGQRQVVTIGGRSDGTVLAYRLEIVQDVGAYPLMGAFLPLLTRYMVGGVYDIPKVESIARCVVTNTTPIAAYRGAGRPEATAAVERAMDLFAAEVGVDPAEVRRRNLVRPEQFPYHTPGGMTYDTGEYVKGLDTVLAAADYQALRKEQARRRGQGATRQLGIGLSSYVEITAPNNAEGESGHVEIRPDGSVLVLTGSSPHGQGHWTSYAMLVSDQLGIDLDKIEVVHGDTDLIPQGIGTFGSRSLQLGGSAVHRAAVDVLEKGRKMAAELIEIDEADIELADGTWRVRGTPNITLSWAELAQRAEGGLAADVHFTEDRPTFPFGTHLAVVEVDTETGKVNYLRHVSVDDAGVIINPVLTEGQRHGGIAQGAAQALLEEVSYDADGNPQNANLADYAFVTAAELPSFELLTMETPTTLNPLGAKGIGEAGTIGATPAVQNAVIDAVAHLGVRHIDMPTTPERVWKAINRA; encoded by the coding sequence TTGAGCATTCTCGGCACCCGGGTCGAACGCCGCGAAGACCCGCGTCTGCTCACCGTCGGCGGCACGTACGTGGCCGACCTGCGTGACCCCGCATTGGAGGGGGCGCTGCACGCCACCTACGTGCGCAGCCCGCTGGCGCACGCCAAGATCACCGAGATCGACACCGAACAGGCCCGGGGCCTGCCGGGCGTGGTCGGCGTGTTCACCGCCGGCGAGGTCAACCTCCCGCCATTCCCGCCGAATGGCGGCATCAGCGGTCCCCCGCCGAAGGCGATGGCGCGCCCGCACCTGGCTCGCGGCACGGTCCGCTACGTCGGTGAGCCGGTGGCCGTGGTGCTGACCGAAACCCGCGCGCAGGGCGAGGACGCCGCCGAACTCATTTCCATCGACTACGACCCGCTGGACCCGGTGGTCGACGTCGACGACGCACTGCGCGGGCAGACCCTGCTGTTCCCGGCGGCGGGCACCAACGTCACCGGCACCAGCGGCGAACTGGACGACTCCCTGTTCGAGGGCTGCGAAGTCGTGGTCACCAAGCAGATCGAGAACCAGCGCGTCGCCGCGGCGCCGCTGGAGGTGCGCACCGCCGCCTGCGCCTGGGCCGGCGACAAGGTCACGCTGTGGCTGTCCAACCAGAACGCCCAGAGCTGCCGGGATGCGCTGGTGGCGAACCTGGGGCTGCCGCAGGAGCAGGTTCGGGTCATCACCCCCGACGTCGGCGGCGGCTTCGGCGCCAAGATCGGCGTCGAGCCGGAGGCGGGGCTGCTGGCGTTCCTGGCCAAGCAGGCCGGCCGCCCGGTGAGTTGGGTGGAAAGCCGCAGCGAGAACCTCGTCGCGATGACGCAGGGGCGCGGGCAGCGGCAGGTGGTGACCATCGGCGGGCGCAGCGACGGCACCGTGCTGGCCTACCGCCTGGAGATCGTCCAGGACGTCGGGGCCTACCCGCTGATGGGCGCGTTCCTGCCGCTGCTGACCCGGTACATGGTCGGCGGCGTCTATGACATCCCGAAGGTGGAGTCGATCGCCCGCTGCGTGGTCACCAACACCACCCCGATCGCCGCCTACCGGGGAGCGGGGCGGCCGGAGGCGACCGCCGCGGTGGAGCGCGCGATGGACCTTTTCGCCGCCGAGGTCGGCGTGGACCCGGCCGAGGTACGCCGCCGCAACCTCGTGCGCCCCGAACAGTTCCCGTACCACACGCCGGGCGGCATGACCTACGACACCGGCGAGTACGTCAAGGGCCTGGACACGGTGCTGGCGGCCGCCGACTACCAGGCCCTGCGCAAGGAGCAGGCCCGGCGCCGCGGGCAAGGCGCCACCCGCCAGCTCGGTATCGGCCTGTCCAGCTACGTCGAGATCACGGCGCCGAACAACGCCGAGGGCGAAAGCGGGCACGTCGAAATCCGCCCGGATGGCAGCGTCCTGGTGCTCACCGGCAGCTCCCCGCACGGGCAGGGCCACTGGACGTCCTACGCGATGCTGGTGTCCGACCAGCTGGGCATCGACCTGGACAAGATCGAGGTCGTGCACGGCGACACCGACCTGATCCCGCAGGGCATCGGCACCTTTGGCTCCCGCTCGCTGCAGCTGGGCGGGTCGGCGGTGCACCGGGCCGCGGTGGACGTCCTGGAGAAGGGCCGCAAGATGGCTGCGGAGTTGATCGAGATCGACGAGGCCGATATCGAGCTCGCCGACGGCACATGGCGGGTGCGCGGCACGCCGAACATCACGCTGTCCTGGGCGGAGCTGGCCCAACGCGCCGAGGGCGGGCTGGCCGCTGACGTGCACTTCACCGAGGACCGGCCGACCTTCCCGTTCGGTACGCACCTGGCGGTGGTCGAAGTGGACACCGAGACCGGCAAGGTGAACTACCTTCGGCACGTGTCGGTGGACGACGCCGGTGTGATCATCAACCCGGTTCTCACCGAGGGGCAGCGGCACGGCGGCATCGCGCAGGGCGCCGCCCAGGCACTGCTGGAGGAGGTCTCCTACGACGCTGACGGCAACCCGCAGAACGCAAACCTCGCCGACTACGCCTTCGTCACGGCGGCCGAGCTGCCCAGCTTCGAGTTGCTCACGATGGAGACACCGACGACGCTCAACCCGTTGGGCGCCAAGGGAATCGGGGAGGCCGGCACCATCGGCGCCACGCCGGCGGTGCAGAACGCCGTAATCGACGCCGTTGCCCACCTCGGGGTCCGGCACATCGACATGCCCACCACGCCCGAACGAGTGTGGAAAGCGATCAACCGGGCATAG
- a CDS encoding (2Fe-2S)-binding protein — MQVSINVNGEQRSHEVEDRTLLVHHLRDNCGLTGTNIGCDTTSCGACTVLLDGESVKSCTVLAAQADGHEVTTIEGLADGATLHPMQRAFQQKHGLQCGFCTPGMVMASVSLVAENPNLTEAEVRSGLEGNLCRCTGYHNIVEAVLAAAKEKSGAAE; from the coding sequence GTGCAAGTTTCGATCAACGTCAACGGCGAGCAGCGCAGCCACGAGGTCGAGGACCGCACGCTGCTCGTCCACCACCTGCGCGACAACTGCGGCCTGACCGGCACCAACATCGGCTGCGACACCACTTCGTGCGGGGCTTGCACCGTGCTGCTCGACGGCGAGTCGGTGAAGTCGTGCACCGTGCTCGCGGCTCAGGCCGACGGCCACGAGGTCACCACCATCGAGGGCCTCGCCGACGGCGCGACCCTGCACCCGATGCAGCGCGCCTTCCAGCAGAAGCACGGGCTGCAGTGCGGGTTCTGCACGCCGGGCATGGTGATGGCCTCGGTTTCTCTCGTCGCGGAAAACCCGAACCTGACCGAAGCCGAGGTGCGTTCCGGCCTGGAGGGCAACCTCTGCCGGTGCACCGGCTACCACAACATCGTCGAGGCCGTGCTGGCCGCGGCCAAGGAGAAGTCGGGGGCCGCGGAATGA
- a CDS encoding FAD binding domain-containing protein, with protein MIPAAFTYKKANSVEEALSLLAEHGEDAKLLAGGHSLLPLMKLRLSVPEVLIDLGGLRDLSYVREEGSEIRIGALTRHHDLEHAELLGREVPLMAQAASTIGDPQVRHRGTIGGSLAHGDPASDLPAVALALDAVLVAQGPSGRREIPATEFFTDFFETALGEDELLVEIRVAKNPAQGWDFQKFTKRAIDWAVVGVAVAGGRVALVNMGPTPMRARGVEEALASGASAADAAERAAEDTSPPDQASASADYRRHLAKVLVRRALEAAAARGGA; from the coding sequence ATGATCCCTGCCGCGTTCACCTACAAGAAGGCGAACTCCGTCGAGGAGGCGCTGAGCCTGCTGGCCGAGCACGGCGAGGACGCGAAGCTGCTCGCCGGCGGGCACTCGCTGCTGCCGCTGATGAAGTTGCGGTTGTCGGTGCCGGAGGTGCTGATCGACCTCGGCGGGTTGCGCGACCTGTCCTACGTCCGCGAGGAGGGCTCGGAAATCCGGATCGGCGCGCTGACCAGGCACCACGACCTGGAGCACGCCGAGCTGCTGGGCCGGGAAGTGCCGCTGATGGCGCAAGCTGCGAGCACCATCGGCGACCCGCAGGTCCGCCACCGCGGCACCATCGGTGGCTCGCTGGCCCACGGCGATCCGGCCTCGGACCTGCCCGCGGTGGCGCTCGCGCTGGACGCGGTGCTGGTCGCGCAGGGGCCCTCGGGCCGCCGGGAGATCCCGGCGACGGAGTTTTTCACCGACTTCTTCGAGACCGCGCTCGGCGAGGACGAGCTGCTGGTGGAGATCCGGGTCGCGAAGAACCCCGCGCAAGGCTGGGACTTCCAGAAGTTCACCAAGCGGGCCATCGACTGGGCGGTGGTCGGCGTGGCCGTCGCCGGAGGGCGGGTCGCGCTGGTGAACATGGGCCCGACGCCGATGCGGGCGCGCGGCGTCGAAGAGGCACTGGCGAGCGGAGCGAGCGCTGCGGACGCAGCCGAGCGGGCGGCGGAGGACACCTCGCCGCCGGACCAGGCCAGCGCCAGCGCCGACTACCGGAGGCACCTGGCGAAGGTGTTGGTGCGGCGAGCGCTGGAAGCCGCCGCAGCACGTGGCGGCGCGTAG
- a CDS encoding cytochrome P450 family protein translates to MIEIDSAFVTAPRATYARLRSQGPVHRAIAPDGTSVWLVTRYADVRAALADPRLSLDKKNSTGGYRGFSLPPALDANLLNMDPPEHTRLRRIIGKAFIPRRIEPLRPRIQQIADELLDALAGQDEADLLPTFCGPLPITVICELLGVGAADRPDFRSWTDGLLAPDSPEQAREALSSLQRYLLELIAAKRAAPGRDLLSTLIELRDEEDQLTEDELTSAAFLVLFAGYENTVHLLSNGIAALLTRPSALNLARQGVSSTTVDELLRFDPPLPLALRRFPLTDIEIGGVTVPAGETVLLSLVSAHHDPDRYADPDRLDPGREDNPHLAFGHGPHFCLGASLARMEAEIGFGALLSRFPDLALAVTEEELQWRNSFRNRGLRTLPVTLH, encoded by the coding sequence GTGATCGAGATCGACTCCGCATTCGTCACCGCGCCCCGCGCCACCTATGCGCGGCTCCGCTCGCAGGGCCCCGTGCATCGCGCCATCGCCCCGGACGGCACCTCGGTCTGGCTGGTCACCCGTTATGCGGACGTGCGCGCGGCGCTGGCCGACCCTCGGCTGTCCCTGGACAAGAAGAACTCCACCGGCGGATACCGCGGCTTCTCGCTGCCGCCCGCGCTGGACGCGAACCTGCTGAACATGGATCCGCCGGAGCACACAAGGCTGCGCCGCATCATCGGCAAGGCCTTCATCCCGCGCCGGATCGAACCGCTGCGCCCCCGGATCCAGCAGATCGCCGATGAGTTGCTGGACGCACTGGCCGGGCAGGACGAAGCGGATCTGCTGCCGACCTTCTGCGGACCGCTGCCCATCACGGTGATCTGCGAGCTGCTAGGCGTCGGTGCCGCCGACCGGCCGGACTTCCGGTCCTGGACGGACGGCCTGCTAGCGCCCGACTCCCCCGAGCAGGCCCGTGAGGCGCTGAGCTCGCTGCAGCGCTACTTGCTGGAGCTGATCGCGGCGAAACGCGCAGCACCCGGCCGAGACTTGTTGAGCACGCTCATCGAGCTGCGCGACGAGGAGGACCAACTCACCGAGGACGAGCTGACCTCAGCGGCGTTTTTGGTGCTGTTCGCCGGATACGAGAACACGGTGCACTTGCTGAGCAACGGCATCGCCGCGCTGCTGACGCGACCTTCGGCGCTCAACCTGGCACGCCAAGGGGTTTCATCGACCACTGTGGACGAATTGCTGCGTTTCGACCCGCCGCTGCCGCTGGCGCTTCGCCGGTTCCCGTTGACGGATATCGAAATCGGTGGCGTGACGGTCCCGGCTGGGGAGACAGTGCTGCTCTCGCTGGTGTCGGCGCACCACGACCCGGACCGCTACGCGGACCCGGATCGCCTGGACCCTGGCCGCGAGGACAACCCGCACCTGGCGTTCGGCCACGGGCCGCACTTCTGCCTCGGTGCATCGCTGGCGCGGATGGAGGCGGAGATCGGTTTCGGCGCCCTGCTGAGCCGGTTCCCAGACCTCGCGCTGGCCGTGACCGAGGAGGAGCTGCAGTGGCGGAACTCCTTCCGGAACCGCGGCCTGCGAACCCTCCCCGTCACCCTGCACTGA
- a CDS encoding DUF72 domain-containing protein — translation MRARSTSRRIRIGTSGWVYGPWHGPFYPRDLRRGAELEYLSHRLGSAEINASFYSLKRPEHYRRWSEQTPDDFLFAVKGSRYITHMKKLRDVETPLANFFASGVLALGPKLGPLLWQLPPSLGFDVERLTAFFRLLPRSTAAAAALAARHDDRLAGRALAETDADRPLRHALEVRHPDFAAAEAVEMLRSHDIGLVVADAAGSWPHLEDVTSDFVYLRFHGAEELYASGYTAKDLDRWAKLIRSWHAGECPTTKHTVAAPAPSTRGRDVYAYFDNDVKAHAPHDAMALAKRCGSA, via the coding sequence ATGCGAGCTCGCTCCACGTCGCGCAGGATCCGGATCGGCACTTCCGGCTGGGTGTACGGCCCGTGGCACGGTCCGTTCTATCCGCGCGATCTGCGCCGCGGTGCGGAGCTGGAGTATCTCTCGCACCGGCTCGGCTCCGCCGAGATCAACGCGTCGTTCTACTCGCTGAAACGGCCGGAGCACTACCGCCGCTGGTCCGAGCAGACCCCGGACGACTTCCTGTTCGCGGTCAAGGGAAGCCGCTACATCACCCACATGAAGAAGCTCCGCGATGTCGAAACGCCGCTGGCGAACTTCTTCGCCTCGGGCGTCCTCGCGCTCGGCCCGAAGCTAGGACCGCTGCTCTGGCAGCTCCCGCCGTCGCTGGGTTTCGATGTTGAACGCCTGACGGCGTTCTTCCGCCTCCTGCCCCGCAGCACTGCTGCGGCCGCTGCGCTGGCCGCTCGGCACGATGACCGGCTCGCGGGCCGCGCGCTCGCCGAGACCGACGCGGATCGCCCGCTGCGCCACGCGCTGGAGGTCCGCCACCCCGACTTCGCCGCCGCCGAGGCCGTGGAGATGCTCCGCAGCCACGACATCGGCCTCGTCGTCGCGGATGCGGCGGGCAGCTGGCCGCATCTCGAGGACGTCACGAGCGATTTCGTCTACCTTCGCTTCCACGGCGCCGAGGAGCTCTACGCCAGCGGCTACACCGCGAAGGACCTGGACCGCTGGGCGAAGCTGATCCGCTCCTGGCACGCGGGCGAGTGCCCCACCACCAAGCACACGGTCGCCGCCCCGGCCCCGAGCACCCGAGGCCGCGACGTCTACGCCTACTTCGACAACGACGTGAAGGCCCACGCCCCGCACGACGCGATGGCCCTGGCCAAGCGCTGCGGGAGCGCATGA
- a CDS encoding protein phosphatase 2C domain-containing protein, whose product MTHATIATPGRTNEDYLATGPDWAFVLDGATAASGVDSGCMHDVPWLVHRLGGALAQRLAVPGGTLADVLADAIQATCAAHNDTCDLRNPSSPSATASVLRLRGDAVEYLVLADSPIVLDVDGAVRPIIDDRLDHLPSYTVEAVREQRNRPGGFWVASTKPEAAYEAVLGAVPAAEVRRAALLSDGASRYVERFAQSDWAGLLDLVERAGPAEMLRRVRVAESAETAAARRRHRGKRHDDASVVFLRF is encoded by the coding sequence GTGACCCACGCGACGATCGCGACGCCCGGGAGGACGAACGAGGACTACCTCGCCACCGGGCCGGACTGGGCGTTCGTCCTGGACGGCGCCACCGCAGCCTCGGGTGTGGACAGCGGTTGTATGCATGACGTGCCCTGGCTGGTCCACCGGCTCGGCGGTGCGCTGGCCCAGCGGCTCGCCGTGCCGGGCGGAACCCTTGCGGACGTCCTCGCCGACGCGATCCAGGCGACCTGCGCAGCGCACAACGACACCTGCGACCTGCGGAACCCCTCAAGTCCCTCCGCAACCGCGTCAGTGTTGCGGCTTCGCGGCGATGCCGTGGAGTACCTGGTGCTGGCCGACAGCCCGATCGTGCTCGACGTCGACGGTGCGGTCAGGCCAATCATCGACGACCGGCTCGACCACCTGCCGAGTTACACCGTCGAGGCCGTGCGTGAGCAGCGGAACCGACCGGGCGGCTTCTGGGTCGCCAGCACGAAGCCCGAAGCGGCGTACGAGGCCGTGCTTGGAGCGGTTCCGGCGGCCGAGGTGCGCCGGGCGGCGCTGTTGAGCGATGGTGCATCGCGTTACGTCGAGCGGTTCGCCCAGTCCGACTGGGCCGGGCTGCTGGATCTCGTCGAGCGAGCCGGACCCGCCGAAATGCTGCGCCGGGTGCGGGTCGCGGAATCGGCGGAGACGGCGGCGGCGCGCCGTCGGCACCGGGGAAAACGGCACGACGACGCCAGCGTGGTGTTCCTCCGGTTCTGA